A single Candidatus Deferrimicrobiaceae bacterium DNA region contains:
- a CDS encoding diguanylate cyclase, producing MQIIQPPEAYSRCVIDYPIDLAPDEIISSSRAVNTLLKNPYLLATTGDTSDAFNLLFDLASDIVPYDISAFVSDNPDGDRFELTVSRGVATQRLNDPLLRHAVDICRFFGKAVALSPEADPRLAPACAAWGARQLVVFPLRKNLEFMGALVFGRSEPPSFSREQVKLLWFASLQAENHLLQAESIKALSFYSFLDPLTRLYNRRYFDNQIEREVLRSQRNGRPLSLLMIDLDGFKKYNDRYHHSHGDIALQEFATGTVESVRDVDTVSRFGGDEFAVILVESEAEGAREKAQQIIDRFKNHMLPGLEGRRTERLTASIGVASFPRDAFDKDILFAKADRALFAAKNRGGGKVCVYRDVDDLLSLPTSNEDLPIQKVYEAARSVVDMDKFLEILLFTAMRGMDCERGSIVAYESPNVYTLQAAIGFSEGEERISPGMLLSPGDVTSWVVEHRSPLVVPGEFDPHLQTHARNSVYRSDSFLSIPLEFDGKLVGTVHLTNRLNEKPFTQEDLAGFRPIAGELARVLVQSFDFRGSVRALSESLLISLSGALEFRYPFLIGHGERVASLARRVGETFQLDDGRLRDLETAALFHDIGIIGIPGSILTKDRSLTRQEIEVTRKHPFLGATLLEGIPGMSAPRRIVLEHHEMFNGSGYPGGLSGDSISMEGRILSAVEYFDSITSERPHRGGLTQNEGLQMVTRGAGTLFDPQVAKAMGLILGESAANA from the coding sequence ATGCAAATCATCCAACCACCCGAAGCTTATTCCCGGTGCGTGATCGATTATCCGATCGATTTGGCGCCCGACGAGATCATCTCTTCCTCCCGGGCCGTGAACACCCTGCTCAAGAATCCATACCTGCTGGCCACGACCGGAGACACGTCGGACGCGTTCAACCTGCTCTTCGACCTCGCATCCGATATCGTTCCATATGATATCAGCGCCTTCGTGTCCGACAACCCCGACGGAGACCGATTCGAGTTGACCGTTTCACGGGGCGTCGCCACCCAACGCTTGAACGACCCTCTTTTGCGCCATGCGGTCGATATCTGCCGGTTTTTCGGGAAAGCCGTCGCCCTCTCCCCCGAGGCCGATCCGCGTCTCGCCCCCGCCTGCGCCGCCTGGGGCGCACGCCAACTGGTCGTCTTCCCGCTTCGCAAGAACCTCGAGTTCATGGGAGCCCTCGTGTTCGGCCGCAGCGAGCCCCCCTCTTTCAGCCGCGAACAGGTCAAGCTGCTCTGGTTCGCCTCCCTGCAGGCCGAAAATCACCTGCTCCAGGCCGAGTCGATCAAGGCGCTTTCCTTCTATTCGTTCCTCGACCCGCTCACCCGTCTTTACAACCGCCGTTACTTCGACAACCAGATCGAGCGCGAGGTGCTCCGGTCCCAACGCAACGGCCGGCCGCTTTCGCTGCTCATGATCGACCTCGACGGGTTCAAGAAATACAACGATCGCTACCATCATTCCCACGGCGACATCGCTCTGCAAGAATTCGCCACCGGCACGGTCGAATCCGTCCGGGACGTCGACACGGTTTCCCGTTTCGGGGGCGACGAATTCGCGGTCATCCTGGTCGAAAGCGAGGCCGAGGGCGCGCGAGAAAAGGCCCAGCAGATCATCGACCGATTCAAGAACCACATGCTCCCGGGTTTGGAGGGGCGGCGGACCGAGCGTCTCACCGCGAGCATCGGGGTGGCCTCATTCCCCCGCGACGCCTTCGACAAAGATATTCTTTTCGCCAAGGCCGACCGGGCATTGTTCGCAGCCAAGAACCGTGGCGGCGGAAAGGTTTGCGTCTATCGTGACGTCGACGACCTTCTTTCCCTGCCGACTTCCAACGAAGATCTCCCCATCCAGAAGGTCTACGAGGCGGCCCGGTCCGTCGTCGATATGGACAAGTTCCTCGAGATCCTCCTGTTCACCGCCATGCGGGGCATGGACTGCGAGCGCGGGTCGATCGTCGCCTACGAATCGCCAAACGTCTACACGCTTCAGGCGGCGATCGGGTTCAGCGAAGGGGAGGAGCGGATCTCCCCCGGCATGCTCTTGTCGCCCGGCGATGTCACCTCCTGGGTCGTCGAGCACCGCTCTCCGCTCGTGGTTCCCGGAGAATTCGATCCGCACTTGCAGACGCACGCCCGCAACAGCGTCTACCGATCCGACTCGTTCCTTTCGATCCCGCTCGAATTCGACGGCAAGCTCGTCGGCACCGTCCATCTCACCAACCGGCTGAACGAAAAGCCGTTCACGCAGGAAGATCTCGCCGGTTTCCGTCCCATCGCCGGAGAGCTTGCGCGCGTGCTGGTGCAGTCGTTCGACTTCCGCGGAAGCGTTCGTGCGCTTTCCGAGTCGCTCCTTATCTCCTTGAGCGGGGCGCTCGAATTCCGGTACCCCTTCCTCATCGGACACGGCGAACGCGTGGCTTCGCTCGCCCGACGCGTCGGCGAGACATTCCAACTCGACGACGGCCGATTGCGCGACCTCGAGACCGCCGCGCTTTTTCACGATATCGGCATCATCGGCATTCCCGGGTCGATCCTCACGAAAGACCGGTCCCTGACCCGGCAAGAGATCGAAGTGACGCGCAAGCATCCGTTCCTGGGGGCGACGCTGCTCGAAGGCATTCCGGGCATGAGCGCGCCTCGGCGCATCGTGCTCGAACACCACGAGATGTTCAACGGCAGCGGATACCCGGGCGGGTTGAGCGGCGACAGCATCTCGATGGAGGGGCGCATCCTTTCGGCGGTCGAATACTTCGATTCGATCACTTCCGAGAGGCCTCACCGGGGCGGGCTGACGCAGAATGAAGGATTGCAGATGGTGACGCGGGGCGCGGGCACGCTCTTCGACCCGCAGGTGGCCAAGGCGATGGGGCTGATTTTGGGCGAGTCGGCCGCTAACGCCTAG
- a CDS encoding ATP-binding protein, with product MLESSILSCFRAGILAVRADGRVEYLNPIGARILEGNPIAVGENIHERAEDNAFYRLLSDALSLNYLPARMEAELPGKDGDRQILGFTLAKLKHNGDNEGICAFFKDLTRVEMAQGNENLKDRLQMLGQMAAGLAHEIRNPIASIGVHCGILRPHLAGNDKLSASVRSIASEVARVESIISECLNFVRPDELGIRDTRVDELVEEVVAKFRVLYPDIRFTVGKQPVDAPISSELDPGLFTRAVTNIVANAAEAGQGTGHIEIELSLTYHFTDVVRFERCRGALLPGQEDGKEREFVRIRIRDDGPGMSRDIQDRIFIPFYTTKKHGTGIGLPLTQKIIQSHGGTIDLKSAPGKGTEFIILIPVRQKHV from the coding sequence ATGCTCGAATCGTCCATCCTTTCCTGCTTCCGCGCCGGCATCCTCGCGGTCCGGGCCGATGGGCGCGTCGAATACCTCAATCCGATCGGGGCGCGGATCCTCGAGGGAAACCCGATCGCAGTCGGCGAGAACATCCACGAACGGGCCGAGGACAACGCCTTCTATCGCCTGCTAAGCGACGCGCTCTCGCTCAACTACCTCCCCGCGCGCATGGAGGCCGAGCTTCCGGGCAAAGATGGCGACCGCCAGATCCTCGGCTTCACCCTGGCGAAGCTGAAACACAATGGCGACAATGAAGGCATCTGCGCCTTCTTCAAGGACCTGACCCGGGTCGAGATGGCGCAGGGCAACGAGAACCTCAAGGATCGGCTCCAGATGCTCGGTCAGATGGCGGCCGGGCTCGCCCACGAGATCCGGAATCCGATCGCCAGCATCGGCGTGCATTGCGGGATCCTGCGGCCTCATCTTGCCGGAAACGATAAATTGTCCGCCTCCGTCCGAAGCATCGCCTCCGAGGTCGCCCGGGTCGAGAGCATCATCTCCGAATGCCTCAACTTCGTCCGTCCCGACGAGCTCGGCATCCGGGATACCCGGGTCGACGAGCTGGTCGAGGAGGTCGTCGCCAAGTTCCGGGTACTGTACCCCGACATCCGATTCACCGTGGGGAAGCAACCGGTGGACGCCCCGATATCGTCCGAGCTCGACCCCGGCCTGTTTACCCGGGCCGTGACCAACATCGTGGCCAATGCAGCCGAGGCGGGCCAGGGGACGGGGCACATCGAGATCGAGCTTTCCTTGACGTACCACTTTACCGACGTCGTGCGTTTCGAGCGATGCCGCGGAGCGCTCCTGCCGGGCCAGGAAGACGGGAAGGAAAGGGAGTTCGTCCGCATCCGGATCCGCGACGACGGGCCCGGGATGTCGCGCGATATCCAGGACCGGATCTTCATCCCGTTTTATACGACCAAGAAGCATGGGACCGGCATCGGGCTCCCGCTGACCCAGAAGATCATTCAATCCCACGGGGGCACGATCGACCTGAAAAGCGCCCCGGGGAAAGGGACCGAGTTCATCATCCTGATTCCCGTGAGGCAAAAACATGTCTGA
- a CDS encoding sigma-54 dependent transcriptional regulator — MSDRILVAEDNESLRLGIRLAFEDAGFNVLEAATGEDAVRLLETESVKVVVTDIRLGDLTGVDILRKAKEVDSSIEVILMTAYGTLETAIQALHLGAFDYIPKPFEIEHLKHRVSMAMRMGKLTDTVAFYRKTEYANALGEESVVSESRAMKDILGVVAKVAPTPATVLITGETGTGKEKLATLVHFSSPRAQGPFVKVNCAALHENLLESELFGHERGAFTGADKMRIGRFEQADKGTVFLDEIGDMSSTTQAKVLRVLQEQEFERLGSSGKSIKVDVRVIAATNKDLRLEVKEGRFRQDLFFRLNVVNLQLPPLRERRADILTLARYFLNRYSVEFKKTVTGFTPAAIDKLHHYSWPGNVRELQNAIERAVLLCDHDLVDAVNLTMEGGGEVDAGTFGETLNLEELERGAITRALKIAHGVQKEAADMLGISPRVMNYKIQTLGIDWKRFRDSLA; from the coding sequence ATGTCTGACCGCATTCTGGTCGCAGAAGACAACGAATCGCTTCGCCTCGGCATCCGCCTGGCCTTCGAGGACGCGGGCTTCAACGTGCTCGAGGCGGCCACGGGCGAAGACGCCGTCCGACTGCTCGAAACCGAGTCGGTCAAGGTCGTGGTCACCGACATTCGTCTGGGCGACCTGACCGGGGTCGATATCCTGCGCAAAGCCAAGGAGGTCGATTCGAGCATCGAGGTCATCCTGATGACCGCCTACGGGACGCTCGAGACCGCGATCCAGGCGCTGCACCTGGGGGCCTTCGACTACATTCCCAAACCTTTCGAGATCGAACACCTCAAGCACCGCGTTTCGATGGCGATGCGCATGGGAAAACTGACCGACACCGTGGCGTTCTACCGGAAGACCGAATACGCAAACGCGCTCGGCGAAGAGTCCGTCGTCAGCGAGAGCCGCGCGATGAAGGATATTCTGGGCGTGGTCGCCAAGGTCGCCCCGACGCCTGCGACGGTCCTGATCACCGGCGAGACCGGCACGGGAAAGGAAAAGCTCGCGACGCTGGTCCACTTTTCGAGCCCCCGGGCGCAAGGGCCGTTCGTCAAGGTCAACTGCGCGGCCCTCCACGAAAACCTCCTCGAGAGCGAGCTGTTCGGCCACGAACGCGGGGCGTTTACCGGGGCCGACAAGATGCGGATCGGGCGCTTCGAGCAGGCCGACAAGGGCACCGTCTTTCTCGACGAGATCGGCGACATGAGCTCGACCACGCAGGCCAAGGTGCTTCGGGTGCTGCAAGAACAGGAGTTCGAACGGCTCGGCAGCAGCGGCAAAAGCATCAAGGTCGACGTGCGCGTGATCGCCGCCACCAACAAGGACCTGCGGCTCGAAGTCAAGGAAGGGCGTTTCCGGCAGGATCTTTTCTTCCGGCTGAACGTGGTCAACCTGCAACTGCCCCCGTTGCGGGAACGGCGCGCCGATATCCTCACGCTGGCGCGATATTTCCTGAACCGCTACTCGGTCGAGTTCAAGAAGACGGTGACGGGGTTCACCCCGGCGGCGATCGACAAGCTTCACCACTACAGCTGGCCCGGAAATGTCCGGGAGCTCCAGAATGCCATCGAACGCGCCGTGCTGCTTTGCGACCACGACCTGGTCGATGCCGTGAACCTGACGATGGAAGGCGGGGGAGAGGTCGATGCCGGGACGTTCGGGGAAACGTTGAACCTGGAAGAGCTCGAGCGCGGCGCGATCACCCGGGCGCTAAAGATTGCGCACGGCGTGCAGAAGGAAGCGGCCGACATGCTCGGGATCAGCCCGCGCGTGATGAACTACAAGATCCAGACGCTCGGGATCGACTGGAAGAGATTCCGGGACAGCCTCGCCTGA